The following coding sequences lie in one Glycine max cultivar Williams 82 chromosome 19, Glycine_max_v4.0, whole genome shotgun sequence genomic window:
- the LOC100793908 gene encoding 2-methylene-furan-3-one reductase — MASTPSIPSHIKAWAYSEYGNTEEILKFESNIPIPDIKEDQVLIKVVAAALNPIDYKRAHGFLKNTDSPFPTVPGYDVAGVVVKVGSQVSKFKVGDGVYGDINEDPVNNPKAIGSLAEYTAVEEKVLAHKPSNLSFVEAASLPLAIITAYQGFEKVEFSAGKSILVLGGAGGVGSLVIQLAKHVFGASKVAATASTAKLDLLRNLGADLAIDYTKENFEELEEKFDVVYDTVGESETEKALKAVKESGKVVTIVRFGHPEAIFFIRISDGTVLEKLKPYLESGKVKPILDPKSPYPFSQTVEAFAHLKTNRAIGKVVIHPIP; from the exons ATGGCAAGCACTCCTAGCATTCCATCACACATAAAAGCTTGGGCTTATTCTGAATATGGGAACACAGAAGAGATTCTCAAATTTGAATCTAACATACCTATACCAGACATCAAGGAAGACCAAGTGCTCATCAAGGTTGTGGCTGCAGCCCTTAACCCAATAGATTATAAGAGGGCTCATGGGTTTTTGAAGAACACTGATTCTCCCTTTCCT ACTGTTCCGGGGTACGATGTTGCTGGTGTGGTGGTCAAAGTGGGAAGTCAAGTGAGTAAATTCAAGGTTGGGGATGGGGTTTATGGTGACATCAATGAGGATCCTGTGAATAATCCAAAGGCCATTGGGTCTTTGGCAGAGTACACTGCTGTTGAAGAGAAAGTGTTGGCTCACAAACCCTCCAATTTGAGCTTTGTTGAAGCTGCTAGCCTTCCTTTGGCCATCATAACTGCTTATCAAGGATTTGAAAAGGTTGAGTTTTCTGCTGGCAAATCTATACTTGTTCTTGGGGGTGCTGGTGGAGTTGGATCCCTTGTTATTCAG CTCGCGAAGCACGTTTTTGGCGCATCAAAGGTTGCAGCCACAGCTAGTACTGCAAAACTGGATTTGTTAAGGAACTTGGGAGCAGACTTAGCTATTGATTATACTAAGGAGAATTTTGAAGAACTGGAAGAGAAGTTTGATGTAGTGTACGACACAGTAG GAGAAAGTGAGACTGAGAAGGCATTGAAGGCTGTTAAAGAAAGTGGCAAAGTTGTGACAATAGTGAGATTTGGACATCCTGAAGCTATATTCTTCATACGAATTTCAGATGGTACTGTGTTGGAGAAACTAAAACCTTACTTAGAGAGTGGGAAGGTGAAGCCAATATTGGACCCTAAGAGTCCCTATCCATTTTCTCAGACCGTGGAGGCATTTGCACACTTGAAGACTAATAGAGCCATTGGGAAAGTGGTCATACATCCCATTCCATAA
- the LOC100500102 gene encoding uncharacterized protein isoform X1 encodes MDGSRRLLGQSVGVFNEGICLVLSRWSALRSAVENEWGGRESRLKADQLAGDILTWFTQSKEPLYIDDLEDILDQGMLSLNVEVEDGSVEEVAEKLMVMHEEFLEGNFSSFEDLRKANLEQATLPHVTQIVNEDDSDEDGDHDEKMIVDDNSSNMNPEISTSDSNMNSVNRPVNEPLPKVSGKADDGWVVVSNKRNKGRKN; translated from the exons ATGGACGGTTCACGACGGCTACTAGGACAGTCTGTAGGGGTTTTCAATGAAGGGATTTGTTTAGTTTTATCTCGCTGGTCGGCTCTTCGATCGGCTGTTGAGAATGAATGGGGCGGCCGTGAGTCCCGCCTTAAAGCCGATCAACTTGCCGGTGACATTCTTACCTGGTTCACTCAATCCAAAG AGCCACTTTATATTGATGACTTAGAAGACATACTGGATCAAGGTATGCTTTCTCTCAATGTAGAGGTCGAGGATGGCAGCGTTGAAGAG GTAGCTGAAAAACTAATGGTTATGCATGAAGAATTCTTAGAAGGTAATTTTAGTTCTTTTGAAGATCTCAGGAAAGCCAATCTTGAGCAAGCTACTCTTCCTCATGTAACACAG ATTGTAAACGAAGACGATTCAGATGAAGATGGTGATCATGATGAAAAAATGATTGTGGATGATAATTCTTCAAACATGAATCCGGAGATTTCAACATCTGATTCAAACATGAATTCAGTGAACAGGCCAGTAAATGAGCCTCTACCAAAGGTTTCAGGCAAAGCAGATGATGGATGGGTTGTAGtttcaaacaaaagaaataagggaagaaaaaattag
- the LOC100797606 gene encoding formate dehydrogenase, mitochondrial-like isoform X2 has protein sequence MAMMKRAASSALRSLIASSSTFTRNLHASGEKKKIVGVFYKGNEYAKLNPNFVGCVEGALGIREWLESQGHQYIVTDDKEGPDSELEKHIPDAHVIISTPFHPAYVTAERIKKAKNLELLLTAGIGSDHVDLKAAAAAGLTVAEVTGSNVVSVAEDELMRILILMRNFLPGYHQAVNGEWNVAGIAHRAYDLEGKTVGTVGAGRIGKLLLQRLKPFSCNLLYFDRLRIDPELEKEIGAKFEEDLDAMLPKCDVIVINTPLTEQTRGLFDKNRIAKCKKGVLIVNNARGAIADTQAIADACSSGHVAGYSGDVWFPQPAPKDHPWRYMPNHAMTPHISGTTIDAQLRYAAGVKDMLDRHFKGEDFPEQNYIVKEGQLASQYR, from the exons ATGGCTATGATGAAACGTGCTGCTTCCTCTGCGCTTCGCTCTCTTATTGCCTCATCCTCCACCTTCACCAGAAACCTTCAT GCCTCAGgtgaaaagaagaagattgtGGGGGTGTTCTACAAAGGGAATGAATATGCTAAATTGAATCCAAATTTTGTTGGATGTGTTGAAGGTGCATTGGGAATACGTGAGTGGCTGGAATCACAGGGTCATCAGTACATTGTCACTGATGACAAAGAAGGACCTGATTCTG AACTTGAGAAACACATTCCAGATGCACATGTCATCATATCTACTCCATTCCACCCCGCCTATGTCACCGCAGAAAGAATTAAGAAAGCCAAAAATTTGGAGCTGCTTTTGACTGCTGGCATTGGTTCTGATCATGTTGATCTCAAAGCTGCAGCTGCTGCTGGTTTAACTGTGGCAGAGGTCACAGGAAGCAACGTTGTGTCGGTTGCGGAGGACGAACTCATGAGAATCCTCATTCTAATGAGGAATTTCTTGCCAGGGTACCATCAGGCTGTTAATGGGGAATGGAATGTTGCTGGCATTGCACATAGAGCTTATGATCTTGAAGGAAAGACAGTAGGAACCGTTGGCGCGGGTCGAATTGGGAAGCTTTTGCTCCAGAGGTTGAAACCTTTTAGCTGTAATCTTCTTTATTTTGATCGACTTAGGATAGATCCTGAATTGGAGAAAGAGATTGGAGCAAAATTTGAGGAGGACCTTGATGCAATGCTTCCAAAGTGTGATGTGATTGTTATCAACACCCCTCTCACTGAGCAGACAAg GGGATTGTTTGACAAAAATAGAATTGCTAAGTGCAAGAAAGGTGTCTTGATTGTTAACAATGCTCGAGGGGCAATTGCGGACACTCAAGCAATTGCTGATGCTTGCTCCAGTGGCCACGTTGCAG GTTATAGTGGTGATGTTTGGTTCCCACAACCAGCTCCAAAGGATCATCCATGGCGCTACATGCCAAACCATGCCATGACTCCTCATATTTCTGGTACCACCATTGATGCACAG TTACGTTATGCTGCTGGTGTCAAAGACATGCTTGATAGGCACTTCAAGGGTGAAGACTTTCCAGAACAAAACTACATTGTGAAGGAGGGTCAACTTGCTAGCCAATACCGATGA
- the LOC100796009 gene encoding formate dehydrogenase 1, mitochondrial: MAMKRAVQSLLASSSTLTRNLHASGEKKKIVGVFYKGNEYASNPNFVGCVERALGIREWLESQGHQYIVTDDKEGPDSELEKHIPDANVIISTPFHPAYITAERIKKAKNLELLLTAGIGSDHVDLKAAAAAGLTVAEITGSNVVSVAEDELLRILVLVRNFLPGYHQAVNGEWNVAGIAHRAYDLEGKTVGTVGAGRIGKLLLQRLKPFNCNLLYYDRLRMNTDLEKEIGAKFEEDLDAMLPKCDVIVINMPLTEQTRGLFDKNRIAKCKKGVVIVNNARGAIMDTQAIADACSSGHVAGYGGDVWPIQPAPKDHPWRYMPNHAMTPHISGTTIDAQLRYAAGVKDMLDRHFKGEDFPEQNYIVKEGQLASQYR, encoded by the exons atgGCCATGAAACGTGCTGTTCAATCCCTGCTTGCCTCATCTTCCACCCTCACCAGGAACCTTCAT GCCtcaggagaaaaaaagaagattgtAGGGGTGTTCTACAAAGGGAATGAGTATGCTTCGAATCCCAATTTTGTGGGATGTGTTGAAAGAGCATTGGGTATACGTGAGTGGTTGGAATCACAGGGTCACCAGTACATAGTCACTGATGACAAAGAAGGACCCGATTCag AACTAGAGAAACACATTCCTGATGCCAATGTCATCATATCTACTCCATTTCACCCTGCCTATATCACCGCAGAAAGAATTAAGAAAGCCAAAAATTTGGAGCTGCTTTTGACTGCTGGCATTGGTTCTGATCACGTTGATCTCAAGGCAGCAGCTGCTGCTGGTTTAACTGTGGCAGAGATCACAGGAAGCAACGTAGTCTCGGTCGCGGAGGATGAACTCCTCAGAATCCTTGTTCTGGTGAGGAATTTCTTGCCAGGGTACCATCAGGCTGTTAATGGGGAATGGAATGTTGCTGGCATTGCACATAGAGCTTATGATCTTGAAGGAAAGACAGTAGGAACCGTTGGCGCGGGTCGAATTGGGAAGCTTTTGCTCCAGAGGCTGAAGCCTTTTAACTGTAATCTTCTGTACTATGATAGACTTAGGATGAATACTGATTTGGAGAAAGAGATTGGAGCAAAGTTTGAGGAGGACCTTGATGCAATGCTTCCAAAGTGTGATGTAATTGTTATCAACATGCCTCTTACTGAACAGACAAG AGGATTGTTTGACAAAAACAGAATTGCTAAGTGCAAGAAAGGTGTGGTGATTGTTAACAATGCTCGAGGGGCAATTATGGACACCCAAGCAATTGCTGATGCTTGCTCTAGTGGCCACGTTGCAG GCTATGGTGGTGATGTTTGGCCCATACAACCAGCTCCAAAGGACCATCCATGGCGCTACATGCCAAACCATGCCATGACTCCTCATATTTCTGGCACCACCATTGATGCACAG TTACGTTATGCTGCTGGTGTCAAAGACATGCTTGATAGGCACTTCAAGGGTGAAGACTTTCCAGAACAAAACTACATTGTGAAGGAGGGTCAACTTGCAAGCCAGTATCGTTGA
- the LOC100798132 gene encoding photosystem I assembly factor PSA3, chloroplastic, with product MVVLKSTSLTCHFFNLSSSSSKFTSPQHSLRHHHHHHHHHAHPTTTRLTSRVAQFTVKAYMENPNTLGSFANRVIGALPVVGLIARILSDEGGVGDDLVDFAEFRRRVGKKCSQADSSAFYQFQDRRGRAGDPLYVLLCCWLAAIGAGLLKTEDILEGVARLRISNDIEFEEQSFMALMNESKERRARQNADPPAVPMEIRAGKALDAIYVCCFGKDSIEEEDERLLTAMLGAVFPSVQREEIRHLVKDKAEKVAAGVDEEYVSELKPLSKEAVELQMKDLQFLQQNSET from the exons ATGGTGGTTTTAAAGTCCACTTCTCTCACTTGCCACTTCTTCAAcctctcttcctcctcctccaaaTTCACCTCCCCACAACACTCTCtccgccaccaccaccaccaccaccaccaccatgctCACCCCACCACCACGAGACTCACTTCAAGAGTTGCACAGTTCACTGTTAAAGCCTACATGGAGAACCCCAACACGTTAGGTAGTTTCGCCAACAGGGTCATTGGTGCACTCCCCGTGGTGGGACTCATTGCCAGGATTCTCAGTGATGAAGGTGGCGTTGGAGATGACCTAGTGGATTTTGCTGAGTTCAGAAGGCGCGTTGGAAAGAAGTGTTCCCAAGCTGATTCCTCTGCCTTTTATCAGTTCCAAGATCGACGAGGAAGG GCAGGGGATCCTCTTTATGTTCTGTTATGCTGTTGGCTAGCAGCCATTGGTGCTGGTCTTCTCAAAACCGAGGATATTCTGGAAGGGGTGGCTCGGCTCCGGATCTCCAACGACATTGAATTTGAGGAGCAGAGTTTCATGGCTTTGATGAATGAGTCAAAGGAG AGACGGGCAAGGCAAAACGCTGATCCTCCTGCAGTCCCAATGGAGATTCGAGCTGGGAAGGCTCTTGATGCTATCTATGTGTGTTGCTTTGGAAAGGACTCCATAGAGGAAGAAGACGAGAGACTTCTGACTGCAATGCTCGGTGCTGTTTTCCCGTCAGTTCAGCGCGAAGAGATCCGGCACCTTGTCAAAGACAAGGCAGAGAAAGTAGCAGCAGGAGTTGATGAGGAATATGTTTCAGAACTCAAGCCTCTATCGAAAGAAGCTGTGGAACTACAAATGAAAGACCTTCAGTTCCTTCAACAAAATAGTGAGACTTAA
- the LOC100790233 gene encoding CASP-like protein N24, translating to MTTDLVLATNSFILLLLNFVFYKKPFSVLAADREKKVRRGSSTNKWYGFYSDSSSSSSQHSQTHRYDYEEFKYFLSVNIIGFVYSGLQICDIVKYMITKRHTMDPKLRVYFNFAMDQVLAYLLMSASSSAATTTYYWTNSASAADKYVEMAKASVALSFVAFVAFASSSVVSAFIFCRFN from the exons ATGACAACTGACCTGGTTTTAGCTACCAACAGCTTTATct TATTACTgcttaattttgtgttttacaAAAAACCATTTTCTGTGTTGGCTGCtgatagagagaaaaaagtgCGTAGAGGGTCATCAACAAACAAATGGTATGGTTTCTACTcggattcatcatcatcttcgtctCAACATTCTCAAACACATCGGTATGACTACGAGGAATTCAA GTACTTCTTATCAGTGAATATAATAGGGTTCGTGTATTCTGGATTGCAAATATGTGATATAGTGAAGTACATGATTACTAAAAGACACACAATGGACCCCAAGCTTCGGGTTTACTTCAACTTTGCTATGGATCAG GTCTTGGCATATCTTCTAATGTCAGCATCATCTTCAGCTGCCACCACAACCTATTATTGGACAAATAGTGCTTCAGCTGCAGACAAGTACGTGGAAATGGCAAAAGCATCTGTTGCGTTATCCTTCGTTGCATTTGTGGCATTTGCCTCTTCCTCTGTTGTTTCtgctttcattttttgtagATTCAACTAG
- the LOC100797606 gene encoding formate dehydrogenase, mitochondrial-like isoform X1: protein MSDPTLAQQHLVKVHTTTHETVVTTHNHNQTPSINASGEKKKIVGVFYKGNEYAKLNPNFVGCVEGALGIREWLESQGHQYIVTDDKEGPDSELEKHIPDAHVIISTPFHPAYVTAERIKKAKNLELLLTAGIGSDHVDLKAAAAAGLTVAEVTGSNVVSVAEDELMRILILMRNFLPGYHQAVNGEWNVAGIAHRAYDLEGKTVGTVGAGRIGKLLLQRLKPFSCNLLYFDRLRIDPELEKEIGAKFEEDLDAMLPKCDVIVINTPLTEQTRGLFDKNRIAKCKKGVLIVNNARGAIADTQAIADACSSGHVAGYSGDVWFPQPAPKDHPWRYMPNHAMTPHISGTTIDAQLRYAAGVKDMLDRHFKGEDFPEQNYIVKEGQLASQYR, encoded by the exons ATGAGTGATCCCACACTAGCACAACAGCATCTAGTCAAAGTCCACACAACAACACACGAAACAGTTGTTACCACACACAATCATAACCAAACACCCTCAATAAAT GCCTCAGgtgaaaagaagaagattgtGGGGGTGTTCTACAAAGGGAATGAATATGCTAAATTGAATCCAAATTTTGTTGGATGTGTTGAAGGTGCATTGGGAATACGTGAGTGGCTGGAATCACAGGGTCATCAGTACATTGTCACTGATGACAAAGAAGGACCTGATTCTG AACTTGAGAAACACATTCCAGATGCACATGTCATCATATCTACTCCATTCCACCCCGCCTATGTCACCGCAGAAAGAATTAAGAAAGCCAAAAATTTGGAGCTGCTTTTGACTGCTGGCATTGGTTCTGATCATGTTGATCTCAAAGCTGCAGCTGCTGCTGGTTTAACTGTGGCAGAGGTCACAGGAAGCAACGTTGTGTCGGTTGCGGAGGACGAACTCATGAGAATCCTCATTCTAATGAGGAATTTCTTGCCAGGGTACCATCAGGCTGTTAATGGGGAATGGAATGTTGCTGGCATTGCACATAGAGCTTATGATCTTGAAGGAAAGACAGTAGGAACCGTTGGCGCGGGTCGAATTGGGAAGCTTTTGCTCCAGAGGTTGAAACCTTTTAGCTGTAATCTTCTTTATTTTGATCGACTTAGGATAGATCCTGAATTGGAGAAAGAGATTGGAGCAAAATTTGAGGAGGACCTTGATGCAATGCTTCCAAAGTGTGATGTGATTGTTATCAACACCCCTCTCACTGAGCAGACAAg GGGATTGTTTGACAAAAATAGAATTGCTAAGTGCAAGAAAGGTGTCTTGATTGTTAACAATGCTCGAGGGGCAATTGCGGACACTCAAGCAATTGCTGATGCTTGCTCCAGTGGCCACGTTGCAG GTTATAGTGGTGATGTTTGGTTCCCACAACCAGCTCCAAAGGATCATCCATGGCGCTACATGCCAAACCATGCCATGACTCCTCATATTTCTGGTACCACCATTGATGCACAG TTACGTTATGCTGCTGGTGTCAAAGACATGCTTGATAGGCACTTCAAGGGTGAAGACTTTCCAGAACAAAACTACATTGTGAAGGAGGGTCAACTTGCTAGCCAATACCGATGA